The Apium graveolens cultivar Ventura chromosome 6, ASM990537v1, whole genome shotgun sequence genome contains a region encoding:
- the LOC141667963 gene encoding uncharacterized protein LOC141667963, which produces MIQILFFLIFMEMGMIVMFVFKTPLRKLVIMGLDRVKRGQGPIIVKTVGGTVGVVMISSLYNVMSIQKRRIEDGEYVNPTDQVLSAKSLLEASLMGFSLFLALMIDRLHHYIRELRIRRKGMEAVKKQNRVFEDVKAGGSDEIKALEDEAVTLREKYKKLQSELEAKTKEANNAEANAIALKKQSEGFLLEYDRLLEDNQNLRNQLQSADQKLSRTGSKKVI; this is translated from the exons ATGATTCAAATACTGTTCTTTCTGATATTTATGGAGATGGGTATGATCGTGATGTTCGTATTCAAAACCCCGTTGAGGAAGCTGGTGATAATGGGTTTGGATCGGGTCAAAAGGGGTCAAGGTCCGATTATAGTTAAAACGGTTGGAGGAACAGTTGGAGTAGTGATGATATCAAGTTTGTATAATGTCATGTCTATACAGAAGCGAAGGATTGAAGATGGTGAATATGTTAATCCCACTGATCAGGTTCTTTCTGCCAAGTCACTCCTTGAGGCCTCCCTCATgg GTTTCTCCCTATTCCTTGCTTTAATGATAGACAGATTGCATCACTATATCAGGGAGCTCCGTATCCGAAGAAAGGGCATGGAAGCCGTAAAAAAGCAAAACCGAGTCTTTGAGGATGTCAAAGCTGGAGGTTCTGATGAAATTAAAGCTTTGGAAGACGAGGCTGTCACCCTAAGAGAAAAGTACAAGAAATTGCAGTCAGAACTAGAGGCCAAGACCAAAGAAGCTAACAATGCTGAGGCCAATGCTATTGCTTTGAAAAAGCAGTCTGAAGGATTTCTTCTTGAGTACGACCGTTTGCTCGAGGACAACCAGAACCTTAGAAATCAGTTGCAATCAGCGGACCAGAAACTGTCACGTACTGGTAGCAAGAAGGTTATTTAA